The Streptomyces achromogenes genome window below encodes:
- a CDS encoding response regulator transcription factor gives MTSVLVCDDSPLAREALRRAVATVPGVERVTTAANGEEVLRRWGADRSDLILMDVRMPGLGGVETVRRLLSADPGARIIMLTVAEDLDGVALAVAAGARGYLHKDASRAELRATVTQALADPTWRLAPRRLRSAEMGAAPTLTAREIQVLEGMSHGRSNAEIGRELFLSEDTVKTHARRLFKKLGASDRAHAVALGFRWGLVR, from the coding sequence ATGACTTCCGTCCTCGTCTGCGACGACTCCCCGCTTGCCCGAGAGGCGCTCCGCCGCGCGGTCGCGACCGTGCCCGGCGTCGAGCGCGTGACGACGGCGGCCAACGGCGAGGAAGTCCTCCGCCGCTGGGGGGCCGACCGCTCGGACCTGATTCTGATGGACGTGCGCATGCCCGGACTGGGCGGCGTCGAGACCGTACGGCGGCTGCTGTCCGCCGACCCGGGCGCCCGCATCATCATGCTGACCGTCGCGGAGGACCTCGACGGCGTGGCCCTCGCGGTCGCGGCCGGGGCCCGCGGCTATCTGCACAAGGACGCCTCGCGCGCGGAACTGCGGGCGACCGTCACCCAGGCCCTCGCCGACCCCACCTGGCGGCTCGCCCCGCGGCGGCTGCGCTCGGCCGAGATGGGTGCGGCGCCCACGCTCACCGCGCGTGAGATCCAGGTCCTCGAAGGCATGAGCCACGGCCGCTCCAACGCGGAGATCGGCCGTGAGCTGTTCCTCTCCGAGGACACCGTCAAGACGCACGCCCGACGGCTGTTCAAGAAGCTCGGCGCGTCGGACCGCGCACACGCGGTGGCCCTCGGCTTCCGGTGGGGCCTGGTCCGCTAG
- a CDS encoding MOSC domain-containing protein encodes MRLLSVNLGRPTAVPYTDQPEGLTGIDKRPVDGPVRVSAPGPKGVGASGLAGDTVCDLRHHGGDDQAVYAFAREDLDAWERELGRTLAAGAFGENLTTTGLDVSGARIGERWLIGSEVVLEVSAGRIPCLTFQGHLGERRWVRRFTERAATGAYLRVIVPGEIRAGDAVEIVHLPDHEVTARMQFQAVTTHRELLPRMLAAGEALHPETLAAARKYLARHGE; translated from the coding sequence ATGAGGCTTCTGTCCGTCAATCTGGGCCGCCCGACGGCCGTGCCCTACACCGACCAGCCCGAGGGCCTGACCGGCATCGACAAGCGGCCGGTCGACGGTCCCGTGCGGGTGTCCGCGCCCGGGCCGAAGGGCGTCGGCGCGAGCGGCCTGGCCGGGGACACGGTGTGCGACCTGCGTCATCACGGCGGCGACGACCAGGCGGTGTACGCCTTCGCGCGCGAGGACCTCGACGCATGGGAGCGTGAACTGGGGCGCACGCTGGCCGCCGGCGCGTTCGGCGAGAACCTCACCACGACGGGGCTCGACGTGTCCGGCGCGCGGATCGGCGAGCGCTGGCTGATCGGCTCCGAGGTGGTGCTGGAGGTGAGCGCAGGGCGCATACCGTGCCTCACCTTCCAGGGGCACCTGGGTGAGCGGCGCTGGGTCCGGCGATTCACGGAGAGGGCGGCCACGGGCGCGTACCTGCGGGTGATCGTGCCGGGTGAGATCCGCGCGGGGGACGCGGTGGAGATCGTCCACCTGCCGGATCACGAGGTGACGGCCCGCATGCAGTTCCAGGCCGTCACCACCCACCGGGAGCTGCTGCCCAGGATGCTCGCGGCGGGCGAGGCCCTGCATCCGGAGACGCTGGCCGCGGCCCGGAAGTATTTGGCGCGGCACGGAGAGTGA
- a CDS encoding WhiB family transcriptional regulator yields the protein MADFSRLPGPNADLWDWQLLAACRGVDSSLFFHPEGERGAARSARENSAKEVCMRCPVRAQCAAHALAVREPYGVWGGLTEDEREELMGRARNRLVSASSGARDTASNT from the coding sequence ATGGCAGATTTCTCCCGCCTTCCCGGACCGAACGCGGATCTGTGGGACTGGCAGCTCCTCGCTGCCTGCCGCGGAGTGGACAGCTCGCTCTTCTTCCATCCGGAGGGCGAGCGCGGGGCGGCTCGGAGCGCTCGAGAGAACTCGGCCAAGGAGGTCTGCATGAGGTGCCCGGTCCGCGCGCAGTGCGCGGCGCACGCGCTGGCGGTACGCGAGCCGTACGGCGTGTGGGGCGGGTTGACCGAGGACGAGCGCGAGGAGCTCATGGGGCGGGCGCGCAACCGCCTGGTCTCGGCGTCGTCGGGCGCGAGAGACACCGCTTCGAACACATGA
- a CDS encoding ester cyclase — MTFVQLIDCRTSRFDEMDRLMDTWVEQTKGKRTATHAVVGKDRSDASHFIEIVEFPSFEEAMRNSNLPETGKVFQELVALCDEMPTFTDLDVVRDERLCAATARRLFETVAAPGELAPLDGLLAQDYHDHDPANVQDTIGMDAMRREVEMWRGGFDVTFTVEDQISEDDRVCTRWTFEGTHHGEFMGLAPTGREVTMTGTTVFRFDDDGRIAEGWWQYDRLGLMAQLGALDALEN, encoded by the coding sequence ATGACGTTCGTACAGCTCATCGACTGCAGGACCAGCCGGTTCGACGAGATGGACCGGCTGATGGACACATGGGTCGAGCAGACCAAGGGGAAGCGGACCGCCACGCACGCGGTGGTCGGCAAGGACCGCTCCGACGCCTCGCACTTCATCGAGATCGTGGAGTTCCCCTCGTTCGAGGAGGCCATGCGGAACTCGAACCTTCCGGAGACCGGCAAGGTCTTCCAGGAACTGGTGGCCCTGTGCGACGAGATGCCCACCTTCACCGATCTCGACGTGGTGCGGGACGAGCGGCTGTGCGCGGCGACGGCGCGGCGGCTCTTCGAGACGGTGGCCGCCCCGGGCGAGCTGGCACCGCTCGACGGCCTGCTGGCGCAGGACTACCACGACCATGATCCGGCCAACGTGCAGGACACGATCGGCATGGACGCGATGCGGCGCGAGGTCGAGATGTGGCGCGGCGGCTTCGACGTCACCTTCACCGTCGAGGACCAGATCTCCGAGGACGACCGCGTGTGCACCCGCTGGACGTTCGAGGGGACGCACCACGGTGAGTTCATGGGCCTCGCGCCCACCGGCCGGGAGGTCACCATGACCGGGACGACCGTCTTCCGGTTCGACGACGACGGCCGGATCGCCGAGGGCTGGTGGCAGTACGACCGCCTCGGCCTGATGGCCCAACTGGGAGCGCTGGACGCGCTGGAGAACTGA
- a CDS encoding LysR family transcriptional regulator: protein MIEARHLRVLRAVAATGSFSAAGRELGCTQPAVSQQMKALEASVGTPLLIRSGREMRLTQAGEALVRHAAGILSGLTAAEEEVAAIAGLRAGRVRLVSFPSGSSTLVPTALAALRAAHPGTRVSLEEAEPPQSVRLLREGDCDIALAFRYERAAPGGAHRRGSGPLGFDRVGSGQVRPGGLGPGDSGDDEWADLVVRPLLKDRLVALVPERHRLARTGSSDTVAIGDLAAEPWIAGCPRCRGQLVQVCESAGFTPRIDFATDDYPAVVGLVGAGLGVAVLPQLAIDSVRPRGVRALTLEPAVRREIVALTLPDLAHVPAVTATLEQLGRAAAPS, encoded by the coding sequence ATGATCGAGGCACGTCATCTCCGCGTCCTGCGCGCCGTCGCCGCCACCGGCTCCTTCTCTGCGGCCGGGCGGGAACTGGGCTGCACCCAGCCGGCCGTCAGTCAGCAGATGAAGGCCCTGGAGGCGTCCGTCGGCACCCCGCTGCTGATCCGCAGCGGCCGTGAGATGCGGCTGACCCAGGCGGGCGAGGCCCTCGTCCGGCATGCGGCCGGGATCCTGTCGGGCCTCACCGCGGCGGAGGAGGAGGTCGCGGCCATCGCCGGCCTGCGCGCCGGCCGGGTCCGCCTGGTGTCCTTCCCCAGCGGCAGCTCCACCCTCGTTCCGACCGCCCTCGCCGCCCTGCGCGCCGCCCACCCCGGCACCCGCGTCTCCCTCGAGGAGGCGGAGCCGCCGCAGTCGGTGCGACTGCTGCGCGAGGGCGACTGCGACATCGCCCTCGCCTTCCGCTACGAACGCGCCGCCCCCGGCGGCGCGCACAGGCGAGGCTCCGGCCCGCTCGGCTTCGACAGGGTCGGCTCCGGCCAGGTCCGTCCGGGCGGCCTCGGTCCCGGGGACTCCGGCGACGACGAATGGGCCGACCTGGTCGTACGGCCGCTGCTGAAGGACCGTCTGGTGGCCCTCGTTCCCGAGCGGCACCGTCTCGCTCGCACCGGATCCTCGGACACCGTGGCCATCGGCGACCTCGCCGCCGAGCCGTGGATCGCCGGCTGCCCCCGCTGCCGCGGACAGCTGGTGCAGGTGTGCGAGAGCGCGGGCTTCACGCCCCGCATCGACTTCGCGACCGACGACTATCCGGCGGTGGTCGGCCTGGTCGGAGCCGGTCTGGGCGTCGCCGTCCTGCCCCAGCTCGCGATCGACTCCGTGCGCCCCCGCGGCGTCCGGGCGCTGACGCTGGAACCGGCGGTGCGGCGGGAGATCGTCGCTCTCACCCTGCCCGACCTGGCCCACGTACCGGCGGTGACGGCCACCCTGGAGCAGCTGGGGCGCGCCGCGGCCCCCTCATGA
- a CDS encoding sigma-70 family RNA polymerase sigma factor produces the protein MRDDEAVAAVGTIGGLVHRAVDGDEQATHDLLAHVHPLALRYCRTRLSRLPGDARHFVEDLAQEVCVAVLLALPRYRDTGRPFEAFVFAIAAHKVADLQRAAMRHPGSTAVPSDEMPERPDDSLGPEERALLSSDAEWAKKLMANLPENQRELLLLRIAVGLTAEETGQMLGMSPGAVRVAQHRALSRLRALAEQ, from the coding sequence ATGCGCGATGACGAGGCGGTCGCTGCCGTGGGGACGATCGGGGGACTCGTCCATCGCGCCGTCGACGGCGACGAGCAGGCCACGCACGACCTGCTGGCCCACGTCCACCCTCTGGCACTGCGCTACTGCCGCACCCGGCTGTCCCGGCTGCCCGGCGACGCGCGCCACTTCGTGGAGGACCTCGCCCAGGAGGTCTGCGTCGCGGTCCTCCTCGCCCTGCCCCGCTACCGGGACACCGGTCGGCCCTTCGAGGCCTTCGTCTTCGCCATCGCCGCGCACAAGGTCGCCGACCTGCAGCGGGCGGCGATGCGCCACCCGGGCTCGACGGCGGTCCCCTCCGACGAGATGCCCGAACGTCCCGACGACTCCCTCGGTCCCGAGGAGCGCGCCCTGCTCAGCAGCGACGCCGAATGGGCGAAGAAGCTCATGGCCAACCTGCCCGAGAACCAGCGGGAACTGCTTCTGCTGCGCATCGCGGTGGGACTCACCGCGGAGGAGACCGGCCAGATGTTGGGAATGTCACCCGGGGCGGTCCGGGTGGCCCAGCACCGGGCGCTGAGCCGGTTGCGCGCGCTGGCGGAGCAGTAG
- a CDS encoding SDR family NAD(P)-dependent oxidoreductase, translated as MTTALITGSTAGIGAAFARRLAADGHDLVLVARDTKRLREQATELHDRHGIEAEVLTADLSTDEGIEAVAVRLGDRKKPVDLLVNNAGFGNKGRYLDVSMADELTMLKVHCEAVLRLTSAAAATMRERGRGGVVNVASVAAFVPRGTYGASKAWVVQFTQGAAKDLAGTGVRLMALCPGFVRTEFHERAGMGTDNIPGWMWLDADKLVAAALQDLARGKSVSIPDPRYKALMGLVKVTPRSLLGGVSSRTGRKYGPQ; from the coding sequence ATGACAACGGCTCTCATCACGGGTTCGACCGCGGGCATCGGTGCCGCGTTCGCCCGCAGACTGGCGGCGGACGGGCATGATCTCGTCCTCGTCGCACGGGACACCAAGCGGCTGCGCGAGCAGGCGACCGAGTTGCACGACCGGCACGGCATCGAGGCGGAGGTGCTGACGGCCGACCTGTCGACGGACGAGGGCATCGAAGCGGTGGCCGTCCGGCTCGGCGACCGCAAGAAGCCCGTCGACCTGCTGGTCAACAACGCCGGCTTCGGCAACAAGGGCCGTTATCTCGACGTCTCCATGGCGGACGAGCTGACCATGCTCAAGGTGCACTGCGAGGCGGTGCTGCGGCTGACGTCCGCGGCGGCGGCCACGATGCGGGAGCGTGGGCGCGGCGGCGTCGTCAACGTGGCCTCGGTGGCGGCGTTCGTACCGCGCGGGACGTACGGGGCGTCCAAGGCGTGGGTCGTGCAGTTCACGCAGGGCGCGGCGAAGGACCTGGCCGGGACCGGCGTGCGGCTGATGGCCCTGTGCCCGGGCTTCGTGCGCACGGAGTTCCACGAGCGGGCCGGGATGGGCACGGACAACATCCCCGGCTGGATGTGGCTGGACGCGGACAAACTGGTCGCGGCGGCGCTGCAGGACCTGGCGCGCGGGAAGTCGGTGTCGATCCCCGACCCGCGCTACAAGGCGCTGATGGGGCTGGTGAAGGTGACCCCGCGGTCGCTGCTGGGCGGCGTCAGCTCGCGGACGGGGCGCAAGTACGGGCCGCAGTAA